A window of Anaerohalosphaeraceae bacterium contains these coding sequences:
- a CDS encoding helix-turn-helix domain-containing protein — protein sequence MEPLPFEPPLLLTPAQVARMLGVGRRTLYSLLHAGKLPPSYRLGGKRVWRREDITLWVEWGMPSLERFQTLAAGKGGKNER from the coding sequence ATGGAGCCGCTGCCGTTTGAACCCCCTTTATTACTGACACCTGCCCAGGTGGCCCGAATGCTGGGCGTAGGGCGCCGGACCCTCTACAGTCTGCTGCACGCGGGCAAGCTGCCCCCGTCCTATCGTCTGGGCGGCAAACGGGTCTGGCGGCGGGAGGATATTACGCTCTGGGTCGAATGGGGCATGCCGTCCCTGGAGCGGTTCCAGACGCTGGCGGCCGGCAAGGGGGGCAAAAATGAGCGATAG
- a CDS encoding helix-turn-helix domain-containing protein produces the protein MQPIDLLTKEELAALIGVQPQTILRWAKEGKIPRIVISPKVIRFDRSRVLESLKGRQDGAAAV, from the coding sequence ATGCAGCCAATAGATTTACTTACCAAAGAGGAGCTGGCCGCTCTTATCGGAGTCCAGCCGCAAACCATTCTGCGATGGGCCAAAGAAGGGAAAATCCCCCGGATTGTCATTTCGCCAAAGGTTATCCGCTTTGACCGTTCACGAGTTTTGGAATCTCTAAAAGGGCGACAAGATGGAGCCGCTGCCGTTTGA
- the carA gene encoding glutamine-hydrolyzing carbamoyl-phosphate synthase small subunit — MSKAILLLEDGTVFEGTSFGAVGTVCGEVVFNTAMTGYQEILTDPSYHEQIMTMTYPMIGNTGTNELDWESRKIFCAGLVVKEACPYPSNWRSRKTLSAYLKDSGVVGLEGIDTRKLVRHIRTQGAMRGILSSEEFSISVLRNRLEAYPGLVGRDIVSEVSSERPYRWDKGFVDVLRGEEIRPSIRYSVVAYDFGIKHNILRLLRSHGCAVEVVPAHTPAEKVLARKPDGVFLSNGPGDPAALTFAVETVRALLGKVPIFGICLGHQLLALALGGKTYKLKFGHRGANHPVKNLETGCIEITSQNHGFCVDLDSLKGTGAKMTHLNLNDMTSEGLSVKKKKAFSVQYHPEASPGPHDSRYLFEQFTDWMSKR; from the coding sequence ATGTCCAAAGCAATTTTACTGCTCGAAGACGGAACGGTGTTTGAAGGCACTTCTTTCGGTGCCGTCGGAACAGTCTGCGGCGAGGTCGTATTCAATACGGCGATGACCGGCTACCAGGAAATCCTGACCGACCCGTCCTATCATGAACAGATTATGACCATGACCTATCCGATGATCGGAAATACCGGCACCAACGAGCTCGATTGGGAATCCCGCAAAATTTTCTGTGCCGGGCTGGTTGTCAAAGAGGCCTGTCCCTACCCGAGCAATTGGCGAAGCCGAAAGACCCTTTCCGCCTATCTGAAAGACAGCGGGGTGGTCGGCCTGGAGGGCATTGATACCCGCAAGCTCGTCCGCCATATCCGCACGCAGGGAGCCATGCGCGGCATTCTTTCCTCAGAGGAATTCAGCATTTCGGTTTTGCGGAATCGGCTGGAGGCCTATCCGGGGCTTGTCGGTCGCGATATTGTCAGTGAAGTCAGCTCCGAACGTCCCTACCGCTGGGATAAGGGATTTGTGGATGTTCTGCGAGGGGAGGAAATTCGCCCTTCGATACGGTATTCCGTCGTGGCGTATGATTTCGGCATCAAACACAATATTCTGCGGCTGCTTCGTTCGCACGGCTGTGCCGTTGAGGTCGTTCCCGCTCATACTCCTGCAGAAAAAGTTCTGGCTCGAAAACCCGATGGAGTTTTCCTCAGCAACGGTCCCGGAGACCCGGCGGCTTTGACGTTTGCGGTCGAAACGGTTCGGGCTCTGCTGGGCAAAGTGCCGATTTTCGGAATTTGTCTGGGGCATCAATTGCTGGCCCTGGCCCTCGGCGGCAAAACTTACAAACTCAAGTTTGGTCACCGCGGCGCCAATCACCCTGTGAAAAATCTTGAAACCGGATGCATTGAGATTACCAGCCAGAATCACGGTTTTTGTGTGGATTTGGATTCGCTGAAGGGCACAGGCGCCAAAATGACGCATCTGAATCTCAACGACATGACCAGCGAAGGGCTATCCGTCAAAAAGAAAAAGGCCTTCTCCGTCCAGTATCACCCGGAGGCCTCCCCGGGCCCGCACGATTCGCGGTATCTTTTCGAGCAATTTACAGACTGGATGAGCAAACGCTGA